In Corythoichthys intestinalis isolate RoL2023-P3 chromosome 11, ASM3026506v1, whole genome shotgun sequence, a single genomic region encodes these proteins:
- the npy7r gene encoding neuropeptide Y receptor Y7, whose translation MSPADASNSTAEWEPDEVGLLNLPNGSMDLNQHGFHSDITKHLAVQITLITAYSLIILLGLLGNALVIYMIIRYRNMRTVTNFFIANLALADLLVDTLCLPFTLVYTLLDEWKFGALLCHMVPFAQALSVHVSILTLTVIALERYRCIVFYLGQRLTWQSSFLIMAFTWTISAILAAPLAIFREYRYEEIPSVNLHFAVCFEKWPHGTGRDGVIYSLSMLLLQYIIPLAVISYAYICIWVKLKNHISPSTRNDSIMRRKKTTKMLALVVVVFAICWLPFHVFQLASDLDLVLMFEEYKLIYTVFHIVAMCSTFANPLLYGWMNKNYRNGFLMVFRCEDKPDSFHPEGSFRTRSMRRQTLNGRNGGHPPTAV comes from the coding sequence ATGAGCCCCGCAGATGCATCTAACAGCACGGCAGAATGGGAGCCTGATGAAGTCGGTTTGTTGAATCTGCCCAATGGAAGCATGGATTTAAACCAACATGGTTTCCACTCAGACATTACCAAGCACCTTGCAGTGCAGATCACCCTCATCACAGCGTATTCTCTCATCATCCTGCTGGGACTTCTCGGGAATGctcttgttatttacatgatcatCCGCTACAGAAACATGCGAACTGTTACCAATTTCTTCATTGCCAACTTGGCACTCGCAGATTTGCTGGTGGACACTTTGTGCCTGCCCTTCACGCTGGTCTACACCCTGCTAGATGAGTGGAAGTTCGGTGCGCTGCTGTGCCATATGGTGCCCTTCGCCCAGGCTCTGAGCGTGCATGTATCCATCCTGACTCTGACGGTCATTGCTCTGGAGCGGTACCGTTGCATCGTCTTCTACTTGGGCCAGCGCCTCACGTGGCAGTCCAGCTTTCTCATCATGGCTTTCACTTGGACCATCTCAGCGATCCTGGCGGCACCCCTGGCTATCTTCAGAGAGTACCGCTATGAAGAGATCCCCTCCGTTAATCTACACTTTGCCGTGTGTTTCGAGAAGTGGCCGCACGGGACCGGCAGGGATGGCGTCATCTACAGCCTTTCCATGCTGCTTCTACAGTACATTATCCCTCTAGCAGTCATCAGTTATGCTTATATTTGCATCTGGGTCAAGTTGAAGAATCACATCAGCCCATCTACTCGCAATGATAGCATCATGCGTCGCAAAAAGACCACTAAGATGTTGGCTCTGGTGGTGGTAGTGTTTGCCATCTGCTGGTTGCCCTTCCATGTATTTCAGCTGGCCAGCGATCTGGACCTGGTTCTCATGTTCGAGGAGTATAAATTGATTTACACAGTGTTCCATATTGTCGCTATGTGTTCCACTTTTGCTAACCCGCTCCTCTACGGTTGGATGAATAAGAACTATAGAAATGGATTCTTAATGGTTTTCCGCTGTGAGGATAAGCCAGATTCTTTCCATCCCGAGGGGTCCTTTAGAACTCGCTCTATGAGGCGACAAACGCTCAACGGTCGTAATGGTGGACACCCGCCGACTGCTGTATGA